In Nitrosomonas stercoris, the genomic stretch AACGTGCTGCAAGCGTTGCGCCCCAGTTTCTCTCGGGCCGCGCCAACCTGATTTTTTTAATGCCTGCTCCAGCACGCTCACGCCGTGCTGGTCAGGCTCATTCCATTTGCGCCAATAGGCATATACACTCTGCCATTTGGGAAACTCTCCGGGCAAAAATCTCCACTGGCAACCAGTACGCAGCAGATACAGCACAGCACAAAATACTTCATACAAATCTATTGTCGTGGGTTTGGTGCTGCGCCTCACGCTACGCAATAGCGGCTCTATCTCGGCAAACTTCTCTTTGCTAATATCACCGGCATATTTTGTTCTCTTCATCCACGTATCGTAAGGAATAATGATGAGATCGTAAACAGGCTCTAAGTATTTCTATATGCATGGGTCGATAGAACCATTGTCAGTGCAACGAACGTAATCATAGTAGGCACTGCGGCTTACACCCATGAGTCGGCACATCAAGCCGACCGGGTAGGTCTTTTTCCTTTGGGTGATAAACGAATATTTCACTTCGTTTCTTTCGCTTCAATCCCCGTCGCTTCCTTTAAGATACGTTTCTCCATTTCCAGCTGCTTTATCTGGATCTTGAGCTTTCTAATTTCCTCCTGCTCCGGTGTTAGCTTCCCATTGCCACGGAATGCCTGACCCGTATTATCTGCCTGATATTCTCTGATCCACCTCCTGAGCATACTGGCATTGATTCCCAGACTTCGGGATACTTCCGATGGAGTGTGGCCCTGATCCAATACCAGACTGATGGCATCTAGTTTGAACTCTTTTGTGTACTGCTTTCTCGTTTCCATTGCTTCCTCCAGTTAAGCTATTCTCTCTTAACTGGACTGTCCGGTTTATTAAACCATGTCAATTGGTATTGCTATCGCGGCTGGCGGAGTAGGAGCTCTGACCTCTTTGCGCAAGTACAAGGAAATTTCGCGCTCACCGACGTCCCTTATTCTTAAGAGAAGGTAAGCCTAACAATTTATTCAAGCCGACGTGGCTATCGCCACGCGGCTTAATTCAGGTGTTAGCAGTCAAGAAGATTGCGTGATTGATAGCAATGCGATCAAAACTCTGGCCTACCATACCAGTACGACCCTTCGCTTTAATTCTACAATCTGCTAGCTACATGATCAGGTTGGGGTATGGGGTATGGCGGTCATATCAACGCCAAGGGCTCGCATTACGGCGAGCGTGGTCTTCAGGGTTGGATTGCCGCGTTCACTAAAGGAGCGATAAAGCTGTTCACGGGAAAGTCCAGTTTTTTTGGCTATTTCTGCCATACCTTTGGCCCGGGCAACCACACCAAGAGCCTTGGCAATATAGGTTGCATCACCTGTTTCAAAGGCATCTGCCATGAAGAATGCAATTTCTTCATCATCTACCAGGGCGGCAGCGGGGTCGTAGGTTGTTGTCAATTGTTCAGTCATCTTGGTCACTCCATTCTTTGGATAGTTTCTTTGCGACGGCAATGTCGCGAGCCTGGGTGCTTTTATCTCCGCCGCATAGCAGCACAATCAGAAGGTTTCTCCGTCGCTGGAAGTAGATGCGATAGCCAGGGCCGTAGTGAATTTGCAGCTCGCTAACTTCCTCACCTACTGGTTCAACATCACCCGATAAACCTTCCGCTAAGCGCATCAAGCGCGCAGCGATGAGGGTTCTGGCCCGTTTGTCACGGAGCCGGGCCTCCCATTTTTCGTAGGTTTCTGTCTGCTTTAGCTCAATCATGAGTCATACTGTAGTTTATAAACTACGGATGTGCAACCTGCCTATAATACCAGTTGGTAACCTGACCGGGAATGGCGTATGAACCTACACCTACGACCTCGATAGCCAACTGATCAGCGCCAATAAAACCGGCTCGAGCAACAGCCTGACATATGATGGCACAGGGCATCTGCGCCAGACCACCCTGGCGGGCACGGTTACCGGCCTGAACTATGACGGCGTGAAATTTGGTTGCCGAATACAATAGCGGCGGCATACTGTTGCGCTGTTACGTGCACGGCCCCAGCTTAGATGAACTACTGGTGTGGTATGAAGGAGCACCACGACCAACAAAACCTGGTTGTACCAGCATTGTCATCCGCAGCTATGGTCCGTATGGTGAACTCAACATTGCCACCGGTATCTGTTTCCGCTACGCCGGCCAACAGTTCCTCGGTTCACTCAACCTGTACTACTACAAGGCGCGCTTCTACTCGCCTGCACTGGTCCGGTTCCTGCAGATCGATCCGATTGGTACAGCTGATGATCTGAATCTCTATGCTTAACAGGAGCTAATCCAGTGGCAGCACCCAACTCGCTATGCAGCATAACAAGCTGTGCCGCAATATATTTGTACGCCCAGCATGGGCGTACTCCTACGGGTGCAAGTCCCGTCGTAAGTTGATCACAGCGAACGAAGTGAAACGCAACTGCATGAGGGTGACCGAGTGTGGGAAGGAAGCGTGGAGCATAAATCGCGAGCCGATGAACAAGAACCGGATAGAAGGCGCTGCCAAGCAGGGCGAGCGGGCAGATAACAGCGAAGCTCTCGTGATCAAGGCGAAGCGGCGTAGATCCGGCGGTTGTGCGATGAAGGAATGCGTTCTTATCTGGGGGGGAACCCTCGCCTCATACCTGAAAGGGTAACGGCGTCGAGCCGTAGCGAGGACTCAGCAGAGGTCATAGTAGTCGTAGTAGCGTGGCCGATGAGGCCAGGGACGAGGCGACGAAGGACCGAACGAGAAGGAGTATTACTCGACATGTTGATACAACACGTATTGCCTCAGATGTCCACGACAGTGGAGCGGGTGGGCGTAGCCTGCGGTGAAGCTGCCGGTGACCCTGTCAGCGAGGAAACGGGGTGTCCGCGATACGGAAATGAGGATACAGGGTTGGGGCTGCTGCGAGCGGCGCTGACGAGAGAAAATCTGCAAGCAGCGTTCAAACGGGTGCGAGCCAATAAGGGCGCTGCCGGCGTGGATGGTCTGGATATCGATCAGACCG encodes the following:
- a CDS encoding IS3 family transposase ISNieu2 → METRKQYTKEFKLDAISLVLDQGHTPSEVSRSLGINASMLRRWIREYQADNTGQAFRGNGKLTPEQEEIRKLKIQIKQLEMEKRILKEATGIEAKETK